The window CGCAGGAGAGGATGAGGGCCGCGAGCCGAAAGGCGATGCCGTATCTTTTCACCGGATCGGCCCCCTGTAGAATTCGGGAAAGATGGGTGCGTCGTCCACGAAGCCGGTCTCGACGAGGGCGGTCCTGACCCGTTCGTAGTCCTCCTGGCGCAGGACCCCCATGGCGGGAACCTTGTCCGAGAGGATGATGTTTTCCATGCGCCTGAGCATCCAGCGTTGGTGGGGGCGGTTGGCCGGGGCTCCGGCCCGGTCCATGCGGGCCATGACCGCGTCCAGCGCCTCCTCGCGGTGGGCAAAGGCGTAGTGCCAGCCTCGCACCGTGGCCCGGACCACGGCCTGGGGCAGTTCGGGTCTGGCGTTGGCCGTGCGCTCCAGGCAGTAGATGCCGTCCTCGGGAAAGTCGAGGCCGTGGTTGCTGAAGAAAATGGGCTTCAGGTCGGCTTCTTCAAGGCCGTAGGAGAGCAGGGTGTGGTATTCGTTATACCACATGCCAGACGCGGCCTGGACCCCGCCGCGCATGAAAAGATCAAGGGAGTCGGACTGCGGGACCACGGTGACCTTGAGCCCGCGCTGGCGAAACAGGGCCCGCGCCTGGATCTGGAACTCGTTGGCCCACAGGCCGATCCTTTTGCCGTTGAGGTCGTCCACGGTCTCAATGTTGTCGCTGGTCTTGGTGATGAGCATCAGGGCGGAGTGCTGCACGAACTGGCCCACATTGACGATGGGCAGGGTGGTGCGCCGCTGGATGGCCGTGCTCAGAAACATGGTGGCGAAGTCGGCGCGACCCGCTTCGAGGAGTTCGCTGGCCAGCACGTCGGGGCCGCCATGGATGAGGGTCATGTCCACACCCTCGTCCTGGTAGAACCCCTTGTCCTGCGCCATGTAGAACCCGGCGAACTGCGCCTGGGGCAGCCACTGAAGCACGAGGGAGGTCTTTTCCAGCGCCTGCGCCGGAAAGGCGAGGAACAGCATGGCCACCAGGGCCAGAGCGGCGGCGCGGCCATATTCAGGGAGATGGCGCATGGTCAGCGTCCCACCGTCTTGTCGAATTCGGCCATCTTGTCCTCCCAGGTCTTGTCTCCGACCTTGCCTTTCCAGCCCAGGCGC of the Pseudodesulfovibrio alkaliphilus genome contains:
- a CDS encoding ABC transporter substrate-binding protein, which codes for MRHLPEYGRAAALALVAMLFLAFPAQALEKTSLVLQWLPQAQFAGFYMAQDKGFYQDEGVDMTLIHGGPDVLASELLEAGRADFATMFLSTAIQRRTTLPIVNVGQFVQHSALMLITKTSDNIETVDDLNGKRIGLWANEFQIQARALFRQRGLKVTVVPQSDSLDLFMRGGVQAASGMWYNEYHTLLSYGLEEADLKPIFFSNHGLDFPEDGIYCLERTANARPELPQAVVRATVRGWHYAFAHREEALDAVMARMDRAGAPANRPHQRWMLRRMENIILSDKVPAMGVLRQEDYERVRTALVETGFVDDAPIFPEFYRGPIR